In Hemicordylus capensis ecotype Gifberg chromosome 13, rHemCap1.1.pri, whole genome shotgun sequence, a single window of DNA contains:
- the LOC128336352 gene encoding radial spoke head 10 homolog B-like isoform X1 translates to MGKEKKKDSKKGEKEKEKAASISAPHDLTIERAVSQQSCSQTAPAVDEQQATPVVPQEEPKEAEEPPAPEPVEYEEPILTQLIVESYEGEKIHGLYEGEGIALFQGGNVYKGMFSEGLMHGEGTYTWADGVKYEGNFVKNLQMDHGSYTWPDGSIYEGEVKSGIRHGFGMYKCGTYPVSYIGQWFEGKRHGKGTIYYNMEGTSWYEGDFVNNIKSGWGIRCYKSGNIYEGQWERDVRHGEGRMRWLMTNQEYTGQWVNGIQHGYGTHTWYLRRIPGSQYPLRNEYVGDFVEGNRHGRGKFFFASGAMYDGDWVYNKKHGMGKLVFKNGRVYEGEFIYDHIAEFMSLEIDIMNVQDLSGIRTKSPGGPESIKVVDGTDDSPVSGSNIEIDISTLLDIFPEKDREEEIKQTEFAVLRHISELKRIYTFYSSLGYDHSLDNTFLMTKLQFWRFLKDCRFHHCNLTLADMDRILNDKTSLEEIHSPYETLLLRMFLTYLIYLSFHIYHKEFASRSPRLFKCFNKLMAENITPNACQIKGILFSDRQQTVYAINYIDKCWEIFRDFCRPSTRAPYEPTMKMRHFIWMLKDLRLISKQLTATKIVNILAKDSPCVWDGEDTTLENEIVFLEFFDALLDCALLYVTDNMLKQQVEQASKSECSYRTEDFAEGVRLSPLHLLSSGQSFPTRSASIADASNDLTDIGTHRASVKTSASKIVHFVDVGGRKKLEKCKGKDDGIEDKASQQSSRASNKETTASPEATPLNVTSPHILTLVEDKEAFSPHGTLSSAEVEQDLILHAPMRELADKLETAKNEQKDKLSLWMSQIYIFFVKKFFANYKQLLVVRETILDNRIREAELVVLRKIQEEEEEAKLAAVREAEEARKLEEAAAEKAALELEESLTKEQEEGSVQLSSPPKDEPPASPQVAAPSTKSVTAGKKKKKA, encoded by the exons ATGggtaaagagaagaagaaagacagtaagaaaggagagaaagagaaagagaaagcggcATCAATCTCTGCTCCTCATGACCTCACCATCGAACGTGCTGTTTCCCAACAGTCGTGTAGTCAGACAGCTCCAGCTGTTGATGAGCAGCAGGCAACGCCTGTAGTTCCCCAGGAAGAGCCGAAAGAAGCAGAGGAACCCCCAGCTCCAGAACCTGTAGAATACGAGGAGCCGATTCTCACTCAGTTGATCGTAGAAAG CTATGAGGGAGAAAAAATCCATGGCTTATATGAGGGGGAAGGAATTGCACTTTTCCAAGGAGGCAATGTATATAAA GGCATGTTTTCAGAAGGTCTCATGCATGGAGAAGGAACTTATACGTGGGCTGATGGAGTGAAGTATGAG GGAAACTTTGTGAAGAATCTCCAGATGGATCATGGTAGTTACACTTGGCCCGATGGCAGCATCTACGAGGGTGAGGTGAAGAGCGGAATCAGGCATGGTTTTGGCATGTACAAGTGTGGCACATACCCCGTCTCATACATTGGCCAGTGGTTCGAAGGCAAAAGACACGGCAAG GGCACCATCTATTACAACATGGAAGGTACTTCCTGGTATGAAGGCGACTTTGTCAACAATATAAAAAGTGGATGGGGGATAAGGTG TTATAAATCTGGAAACATCTATGAAGGTCAGTGGGAGAGGGACGTACGTCATGGAGAAGGGCGGATGAGGTGGCTGATGACTAATCAGGAATATACTGGCCAGTGGGTGAATGGCATACAG catggATATGGCACCCACACTTGGTATCTGAGGAGGATCCCTGGGTCACAGTATCCCTTAAGAAATGAATACGTGGGAGACTTTGTCGAAGGGAATCGCCATGGCCGTGGGAAGTTCTTCTTTGCCAGCGGAGCCATGTATGACGGGGACTGGGTGTACAATAAAAAGCATGGCATG GGTAAGCTTGTATTCAAGAATGGGCGCGTCTATGAAGGTGAATTTATATACGACCATATAGCAGAATTCATGTCTCTTGAAATTGACATCATGAACGTGCAGGATCTGAGTGGCATCCGTACAAAGAGTCCCGGTGGCCCTG AGAGTATCAAAGTAGTGGATGGCACAGATGATTCACCGGTTTCAGGATCAAACATTGAAATAGATATATCCACCTTGTTGGATATCTTTCCAGAAAAAGACCGAGAAGAAGAAATCAAACAG ACAGAGTTTGCTGTTTTGCGACATATCTCAGAACTGAAGAGGATCTACACCTTCTACAGCAGCTTAGGATACGACCACTCCCTGGACAACACTTTCCTGATGACGAAGCTTCAGTTCTGGAGGTTCTTGAAGGACTGCAGATTCCATCACTGCAACCTGACACTCGCTGACATGGATAGAATCCTGAATG aTAAAACCTCACTCGAAGAGATTCATTCTCCATATGAAACGTTGTTACTTCGAATGTTTTTGACATACCTCATTTACTTGTCATTCCACATCTATCACAAGGAGTTTGC CAGTAGGAGTCCCCGTCTTTTCAAGTGCTTCAACAAACTGATGGCTGAGAACATCACCCCCAATGCCTGCCAAATCAAAG GCATCTTGTTTAGTGACCGGCAACAAACTGTCTACGCAATCAATTACATCGACAAGTGCTGGGAGATCTTCAGGGATTTTTGTAGACCAAGCACCAGGGCTCCTTACGAGCCTACCATGAAAATGAGGCACTTCATTTGGATGCTGAAA GATTTAAGACTTATCAGCAAGCAATTAACAGCTACCAAAATTGTAAATATCCTGGCAAAAGACAGTCCTTGTGTCTGGGATGGAGAGGACACCACCTTGGAGAATGAG ATTGTTTTCCTTGAATTTTTTGATGCTTTGCTGGACTGTGCATTGCTGTATGTTACAGACAACATGCTGAAACAGCAAGTAGAACAAGCCAGTAAGTCAGAATGTTCCTACAGGACCGAGGACTTCGCAGAAGGGGTCAGGCTGTCACCTCTGCATCTGTTGTCCTCTGGCCAG TCCTTTCCAACCAGAAGTGCCAGCATTGCTGATGCCAGCAACGACCTCACAGACATCGGCACTCACCGCGCTAGCGTCAAAACCTCCGCAAGCAAGATAGTGCATTTTGTGGACGTTGGTGGGAGAAAGAAGCTCGAG AAGTGCAAAGGAAAGGATGATGGGATAGAGGACAAGGCTTCTCAACAGAGTTCCAGGGCCTCCAATAAAGAGACAACAGCCTCCCCTGAGG CGACGCCTCTGAATGTAACCTCCCCCCACATCCTGACGCTGGTGGAAGACAAAGAAGCTTTTTCGCCTCATGGGACTCTGTCAAGCGCAGAAGTAGAGCAAGACCTAATTCTCCATGCTCCCATGAGAGAATTAGCAG ATAAACTGGAAACCGCCAAAAATGAACAGAAAGACAAACTCAGTTTGTGGATGAGCCAGATATACATCTTCTTTGTCAAGAAATTCTTTGCTAACTACAAACAGTTGCTGGTTGTGAGGGAAACCATTTTAGACAATAGGATTCGGGAAGCTGAGCTGGTTGTGCTGAGGAAAatccaagaggaagaggaagaagcaaa GCTTGCTGCAGTGAGGGAAGCAGAAGAGGCCCGAAAGCTAGAAGAAGCTGCAGCCGAAAAAGCAGCCTTGGAGCTTGAGGAGAGTTTGACCAAAGAACAAGAGGAAGGGTCTGTCCAGCTGTCCTCTCCCCCCAAGGACGAACCTCCTGCTTCACCACAGGTAGCTGCTCCAAGCACTAAATCAGTTACagcagggaagaaaaagaaaaaggcgtAA
- the LOC128336352 gene encoding radial spoke head 10 homolog B-like isoform X3: protein MGKEKKKDSKKGEKEKEKAASISAPHDLTIERAVSQQSCSQTAPAVDEQQATPVVPQEEPKEAEEPPAPEPVEYEEPILTQLIVESYEGEKIHGLYEGEGIALFQGGNVYKGMFSEGLMHGEGTYTWADGVKYEGNFVKNLQMDHGSYTWPDGSIYEGEVKSGIRHGFGMYKCGTYPVSYIGQWFEGKRHGKGTIYYNMEGTSWYEGDFVNNIKSGWGIRCYKSGNIYEGQWERDVRHGEGRMRWLMTNQEYTGQWVNGIQHGYGTHTWYLRRIPGSQYPLRNEYVGDFVEGNRHGRGKFFFASGAMYDGDWVYNKKHGMGKLVFKNGRVYEGEFIYDHIAEFMSLEIDIMNVQDLSGIRTKSPGGPESIKVVDGTDDSPVSGSNIEIDISTLLDIFPEKDREEEIKQTEFAVLRHISELKRIYTFYSSLGYDHSLDNTFLMTKLQFWRFLKDCRFHHCNLTLADMDRILNDKTSLEEIHSPYETLLLRMFLTYLIYLSFHIYHKEFASRSPRLFKCFNKLMAENITPNACQIKGILFSDRQQTVYAINYIDKCWEIFRDFCRPSTRAPYEPTMKMRHFIWMLKDLRLISKQLTATKIVNILAKDSPCVWDGEDTTLENEIVFLEFFDALLDCALLYVTDNMLKQQVEQASKSECSYRTEDFAEGVRLSPLHLLSSGQKCKGKDDGIEDKASQQSSRASNKETTASPEATPLNVTSPHILTLVEDKEAFSPHGTLSSAEVEQDLILHAPMRELADKLETAKNEQKDKLSLWMSQIYIFFVKKFFANYKQLLVVRETILDNRIREAELVVLRKIQEEEEEAKLAAVREAEEARKLEEAAAEKAALELEESLTKEQEEGSVQLSSPPKDEPPASPQVAAPSTKSVTAGKKKKKA from the exons ATGggtaaagagaagaagaaagacagtaagaaaggagagaaagagaaagagaaagcggcATCAATCTCTGCTCCTCATGACCTCACCATCGAACGTGCTGTTTCCCAACAGTCGTGTAGTCAGACAGCTCCAGCTGTTGATGAGCAGCAGGCAACGCCTGTAGTTCCCCAGGAAGAGCCGAAAGAAGCAGAGGAACCCCCAGCTCCAGAACCTGTAGAATACGAGGAGCCGATTCTCACTCAGTTGATCGTAGAAAG CTATGAGGGAGAAAAAATCCATGGCTTATATGAGGGGGAAGGAATTGCACTTTTCCAAGGAGGCAATGTATATAAA GGCATGTTTTCAGAAGGTCTCATGCATGGAGAAGGAACTTATACGTGGGCTGATGGAGTGAAGTATGAG GGAAACTTTGTGAAGAATCTCCAGATGGATCATGGTAGTTACACTTGGCCCGATGGCAGCATCTACGAGGGTGAGGTGAAGAGCGGAATCAGGCATGGTTTTGGCATGTACAAGTGTGGCACATACCCCGTCTCATACATTGGCCAGTGGTTCGAAGGCAAAAGACACGGCAAG GGCACCATCTATTACAACATGGAAGGTACTTCCTGGTATGAAGGCGACTTTGTCAACAATATAAAAAGTGGATGGGGGATAAGGTG TTATAAATCTGGAAACATCTATGAAGGTCAGTGGGAGAGGGACGTACGTCATGGAGAAGGGCGGATGAGGTGGCTGATGACTAATCAGGAATATACTGGCCAGTGGGTGAATGGCATACAG catggATATGGCACCCACACTTGGTATCTGAGGAGGATCCCTGGGTCACAGTATCCCTTAAGAAATGAATACGTGGGAGACTTTGTCGAAGGGAATCGCCATGGCCGTGGGAAGTTCTTCTTTGCCAGCGGAGCCATGTATGACGGGGACTGGGTGTACAATAAAAAGCATGGCATG GGTAAGCTTGTATTCAAGAATGGGCGCGTCTATGAAGGTGAATTTATATACGACCATATAGCAGAATTCATGTCTCTTGAAATTGACATCATGAACGTGCAGGATCTGAGTGGCATCCGTACAAAGAGTCCCGGTGGCCCTG AGAGTATCAAAGTAGTGGATGGCACAGATGATTCACCGGTTTCAGGATCAAACATTGAAATAGATATATCCACCTTGTTGGATATCTTTCCAGAAAAAGACCGAGAAGAAGAAATCAAACAG ACAGAGTTTGCTGTTTTGCGACATATCTCAGAACTGAAGAGGATCTACACCTTCTACAGCAGCTTAGGATACGACCACTCCCTGGACAACACTTTCCTGATGACGAAGCTTCAGTTCTGGAGGTTCTTGAAGGACTGCAGATTCCATCACTGCAACCTGACACTCGCTGACATGGATAGAATCCTGAATG aTAAAACCTCACTCGAAGAGATTCATTCTCCATATGAAACGTTGTTACTTCGAATGTTTTTGACATACCTCATTTACTTGTCATTCCACATCTATCACAAGGAGTTTGC CAGTAGGAGTCCCCGTCTTTTCAAGTGCTTCAACAAACTGATGGCTGAGAACATCACCCCCAATGCCTGCCAAATCAAAG GCATCTTGTTTAGTGACCGGCAACAAACTGTCTACGCAATCAATTACATCGACAAGTGCTGGGAGATCTTCAGGGATTTTTGTAGACCAAGCACCAGGGCTCCTTACGAGCCTACCATGAAAATGAGGCACTTCATTTGGATGCTGAAA GATTTAAGACTTATCAGCAAGCAATTAACAGCTACCAAAATTGTAAATATCCTGGCAAAAGACAGTCCTTGTGTCTGGGATGGAGAGGACACCACCTTGGAGAATGAG ATTGTTTTCCTTGAATTTTTTGATGCTTTGCTGGACTGTGCATTGCTGTATGTTACAGACAACATGCTGAAACAGCAAGTAGAACAAGCCAGTAAGTCAGAATGTTCCTACAGGACCGAGGACTTCGCAGAAGGGGTCAGGCTGTCACCTCTGCATCTGTTGTCCTCTGGCCAG AAGTGCAAAGGAAAGGATGATGGGATAGAGGACAAGGCTTCTCAACAGAGTTCCAGGGCCTCCAATAAAGAGACAACAGCCTCCCCTGAGG CGACGCCTCTGAATGTAACCTCCCCCCACATCCTGACGCTGGTGGAAGACAAAGAAGCTTTTTCGCCTCATGGGACTCTGTCAAGCGCAGAAGTAGAGCAAGACCTAATTCTCCATGCTCCCATGAGAGAATTAGCAG ATAAACTGGAAACCGCCAAAAATGAACAGAAAGACAAACTCAGTTTGTGGATGAGCCAGATATACATCTTCTTTGTCAAGAAATTCTTTGCTAACTACAAACAGTTGCTGGTTGTGAGGGAAACCATTTTAGACAATAGGATTCGGGAAGCTGAGCTGGTTGTGCTGAGGAAAatccaagaggaagaggaagaagcaaa GCTTGCTGCAGTGAGGGAAGCAGAAGAGGCCCGAAAGCTAGAAGAAGCTGCAGCCGAAAAAGCAGCCTTGGAGCTTGAGGAGAGTTTGACCAAAGAACAAGAGGAAGGGTCTGTCCAGCTGTCCTCTCCCCCCAAGGACGAACCTCCTGCTTCACCACAGGTAGCTGCTCCAAGCACTAAATCAGTTACagcagggaagaaaaagaaaaaggcgtAA
- the LOC128336352 gene encoding radial spoke head 10 homolog B-like isoform X2, with the protein MGKEKKKDSKKGEKEKEKAASISAPHDLTIERAVSQQSCSQTAPAVDEQQATPVVPQEEPKEAEEPPAPEPVEYEEPILTQLIVESYEGEKIHGLYEGEGIALFQGGNVYKGMFSEGLMHGEGTYTWADGVKYEGNFVKNLQMDHGSYTWPDGSIYEGEVKSGIRHGFGMYKCGTYPVSYIGQWFEGKRHGKGTIYYNMEGTSWYEGDFVNNIKSGWGIRCYKSGNIYEGQWERDVRHGEGRMRWLMTNQEYTGQWVNGIQHGYGTHTWYLRRIPGSQYPLRNEYVGDFVEGNRHGRGKFFFASGAMYDGDWVYNKKHGMGKLVFKNGRVYEGEFIYDHIAEFMSLEIDIMNVQDLSGIRTKSPGGPESIKVVDGTDDSPVSGSNIEIDISTLLDIFPEKDREEEIKQTEFAVLRHISELKRIYTFYSSLGYDHSLDNTFLMTKLQFWRFLKDCRFHHCNLTLADMDRILNDKTSLEEIHSPYETLLLRMFLTYLIYLSFHIYHKEFARSPRLFKCFNKLMAENITPNACQIKGILFSDRQQTVYAINYIDKCWEIFRDFCRPSTRAPYEPTMKMRHFIWMLKDLRLISKQLTATKIVNILAKDSPCVWDGEDTTLENEIVFLEFFDALLDCALLYVTDNMLKQQVEQASKSECSYRTEDFAEGVRLSPLHLLSSGQSFPTRSASIADASNDLTDIGTHRASVKTSASKIVHFVDVGGRKKLEKCKGKDDGIEDKASQQSSRASNKETTASPEATPLNVTSPHILTLVEDKEAFSPHGTLSSAEVEQDLILHAPMRELADKLETAKNEQKDKLSLWMSQIYIFFVKKFFANYKQLLVVRETILDNRIREAELVVLRKIQEEEEEAKLAAVREAEEARKLEEAAAEKAALELEESLTKEQEEGSVQLSSPPKDEPPASPQVAAPSTKSVTAGKKKKKA; encoded by the exons ATGggtaaagagaagaagaaagacagtaagaaaggagagaaagagaaagagaaagcggcATCAATCTCTGCTCCTCATGACCTCACCATCGAACGTGCTGTTTCCCAACAGTCGTGTAGTCAGACAGCTCCAGCTGTTGATGAGCAGCAGGCAACGCCTGTAGTTCCCCAGGAAGAGCCGAAAGAAGCAGAGGAACCCCCAGCTCCAGAACCTGTAGAATACGAGGAGCCGATTCTCACTCAGTTGATCGTAGAAAG CTATGAGGGAGAAAAAATCCATGGCTTATATGAGGGGGAAGGAATTGCACTTTTCCAAGGAGGCAATGTATATAAA GGCATGTTTTCAGAAGGTCTCATGCATGGAGAAGGAACTTATACGTGGGCTGATGGAGTGAAGTATGAG GGAAACTTTGTGAAGAATCTCCAGATGGATCATGGTAGTTACACTTGGCCCGATGGCAGCATCTACGAGGGTGAGGTGAAGAGCGGAATCAGGCATGGTTTTGGCATGTACAAGTGTGGCACATACCCCGTCTCATACATTGGCCAGTGGTTCGAAGGCAAAAGACACGGCAAG GGCACCATCTATTACAACATGGAAGGTACTTCCTGGTATGAAGGCGACTTTGTCAACAATATAAAAAGTGGATGGGGGATAAGGTG TTATAAATCTGGAAACATCTATGAAGGTCAGTGGGAGAGGGACGTACGTCATGGAGAAGGGCGGATGAGGTGGCTGATGACTAATCAGGAATATACTGGCCAGTGGGTGAATGGCATACAG catggATATGGCACCCACACTTGGTATCTGAGGAGGATCCCTGGGTCACAGTATCCCTTAAGAAATGAATACGTGGGAGACTTTGTCGAAGGGAATCGCCATGGCCGTGGGAAGTTCTTCTTTGCCAGCGGAGCCATGTATGACGGGGACTGGGTGTACAATAAAAAGCATGGCATG GGTAAGCTTGTATTCAAGAATGGGCGCGTCTATGAAGGTGAATTTATATACGACCATATAGCAGAATTCATGTCTCTTGAAATTGACATCATGAACGTGCAGGATCTGAGTGGCATCCGTACAAAGAGTCCCGGTGGCCCTG AGAGTATCAAAGTAGTGGATGGCACAGATGATTCACCGGTTTCAGGATCAAACATTGAAATAGATATATCCACCTTGTTGGATATCTTTCCAGAAAAAGACCGAGAAGAAGAAATCAAACAG ACAGAGTTTGCTGTTTTGCGACATATCTCAGAACTGAAGAGGATCTACACCTTCTACAGCAGCTTAGGATACGACCACTCCCTGGACAACACTTTCCTGATGACGAAGCTTCAGTTCTGGAGGTTCTTGAAGGACTGCAGATTCCATCACTGCAACCTGACACTCGCTGACATGGATAGAATCCTGAATG aTAAAACCTCACTCGAAGAGATTCATTCTCCATATGAAACGTTGTTACTTCGAATGTTTTTGACATACCTCATTTACTTGTCATTCCACATCTATCACAAGGAGTTTGC TAGGAGTCCCCGTCTTTTCAAGTGCTTCAACAAACTGATGGCTGAGAACATCACCCCCAATGCCTGCCAAATCAAAG GCATCTTGTTTAGTGACCGGCAACAAACTGTCTACGCAATCAATTACATCGACAAGTGCTGGGAGATCTTCAGGGATTTTTGTAGACCAAGCACCAGGGCTCCTTACGAGCCTACCATGAAAATGAGGCACTTCATTTGGATGCTGAAA GATTTAAGACTTATCAGCAAGCAATTAACAGCTACCAAAATTGTAAATATCCTGGCAAAAGACAGTCCTTGTGTCTGGGATGGAGAGGACACCACCTTGGAGAATGAG ATTGTTTTCCTTGAATTTTTTGATGCTTTGCTGGACTGTGCATTGCTGTATGTTACAGACAACATGCTGAAACAGCAAGTAGAACAAGCCAGTAAGTCAGAATGTTCCTACAGGACCGAGGACTTCGCAGAAGGGGTCAGGCTGTCACCTCTGCATCTGTTGTCCTCTGGCCAG TCCTTTCCAACCAGAAGTGCCAGCATTGCTGATGCCAGCAACGACCTCACAGACATCGGCACTCACCGCGCTAGCGTCAAAACCTCCGCAAGCAAGATAGTGCATTTTGTGGACGTTGGTGGGAGAAAGAAGCTCGAG AAGTGCAAAGGAAAGGATGATGGGATAGAGGACAAGGCTTCTCAACAGAGTTCCAGGGCCTCCAATAAAGAGACAACAGCCTCCCCTGAGG CGACGCCTCTGAATGTAACCTCCCCCCACATCCTGACGCTGGTGGAAGACAAAGAAGCTTTTTCGCCTCATGGGACTCTGTCAAGCGCAGAAGTAGAGCAAGACCTAATTCTCCATGCTCCCATGAGAGAATTAGCAG ATAAACTGGAAACCGCCAAAAATGAACAGAAAGACAAACTCAGTTTGTGGATGAGCCAGATATACATCTTCTTTGTCAAGAAATTCTTTGCTAACTACAAACAGTTGCTGGTTGTGAGGGAAACCATTTTAGACAATAGGATTCGGGAAGCTGAGCTGGTTGTGCTGAGGAAAatccaagaggaagaggaagaagcaaa GCTTGCTGCAGTGAGGGAAGCAGAAGAGGCCCGAAAGCTAGAAGAAGCTGCAGCCGAAAAAGCAGCCTTGGAGCTTGAGGAGAGTTTGACCAAAGAACAAGAGGAAGGGTCTGTCCAGCTGTCCTCTCCCCCCAAGGACGAACCTCCTGCTTCACCACAGGTAGCTGCTCCAAGCACTAAATCAGTTACagcagggaagaaaaagaaaaaggcgtAA